One genomic segment of Arcobacter porcinus includes these proteins:
- a CDS encoding YfhL family 4Fe-4S dicluster ferredoxin, protein MALIIMDECIACDACREECPNTAIEEGDPIYIIDPDRCTECVGHYEEPQCVEVCPVDCIILDPDNEETMEELKFKYEQLMEEEI, encoded by the coding sequence ATGGCACTAATAATTATGGATGAATGTATTGCATGTGATGCTTGTAGAGAGGAGTGTCCAAATACAGCGATTGAAGAGGGAGATCCAATTTATATTATAGATCCAGACCGATGTACTGAGTGTGTGGGACATTATGAAGAACCACAATGTGTTGAAGTTTGTCCTGTTGACTGTATTATTTTAGATCCAGATAATGAAGAGACTATGGAAGAGTTGAAGTTCAAATATGAACAACTAATGGAAGAAGAGATTTAA
- a CDS encoding inositol monophosphatase family protein, whose product MSYNLEKLTNSIKEANIEVFEYFTNKLSKDDFLFSSQIGFGGDNSLNADIVFENIFIKHLEKYGNILSEECGFIDKQKDITFVIDPLDGSNNFYSDLPYFGTSIAIRYKDEVIAGFVANLANKTMVYRVANDEIKYFSLDKKEKFIRVSNDKSKVGVFERGYKYPEICKFLNDKRFKFRILGATALSLANAKDYDFVLFIGDLREFDLEAGLFISSDLYIYKDENLVFVTKKENFYYDFKESIKQFLDITP is encoded by the coding sequence ATGAGTTACAATTTAGAAAAATTAACAAATAGTATAAAAGAAGCAAATATTGAAGTTTTTGAGTATTTCACAAACAAACTAAGTAAAGATGATTTTTTATTTAGTTCTCAAATTGGTTTTGGTGGAGATAATTCCTTAAATGCTGATATTGTTTTTGAAAATATATTTATAAAACATTTAGAAAAGTATGGAAATATATTAAGTGAAGAGTGTGGATTTATAGATAAACAAAAAGATATAACTTTTGTTATAGACCCACTTGATGGAAGTAATAACTTTTATTCAGATTTACCATATTTTGGAACATCTATTGCAATAAGATATAAAGATGAGGTAATAGCTGGATTTGTAGCAAATTTAGCAAATAAAACTATGGTTTATAGAGTTGCAAATGATGAGATTAAATATTTTTCTTTGGATAAAAAAGAGAAGTTTATAAGAGTTTCAAATGATAAATCAAAAGTTGGAGTTTTTGAAAGAGGTTACAAATATCCAGAAATTTGTAAATTTTTAAATGATAAAAGATTTAAATTTAGAATCCTTGGAGCAACAGCTCTATCTTTAGCAAATGCAAAAGATTATGATTTTGTTTTATTTATTGGAGATTTAAGAGAGTTTGATTTGGAAGCTGGACTTTTTATAAGTAGTGATTTATATATTTATAAAGATGAAAATTTGGTTTTCGTGACAAAAAAAGAGAATTTTTATTATGATTTTAAAGAAAGTATTAAACAATTCTTGGATATAACTCCATAA
- a CDS encoding EI24 domain-containing protein, which translates to MNEIEFISRSIKDFFSSPMLKIALVPLVLTMVLLYIMFFTFAGFGIESLKLIAENSQNNGEIIIDETLPFYTVWFTYFLVFIFKYSITAWIAGFLFYTVGTIFVFHISIVFTLLIIGFLTPLIVGNLHKKYYSHLELKAFGNIFNATTTTLKAIFVMLFLYILFIPLYFIPLINLLAFYLPLYYFFHKLLNFDVASTILSKDEYEKIYTKNSGYFRLRTLGLYFISTIPFITLFVAVFYVIYLSHTYFIKLEELRK; encoded by the coding sequence ATGAATGAAATAGAATTTATAAGTAGAAGTATAAAAGACTTTTTCTCTTCACCAATGCTTAAAATAGCACTTGTACCACTTGTATTGACTATGGTTCTTTTATATATTATGTTTTTTACTTTTGCAGGTTTTGGAATAGAGAGCTTAAAACTTATTGCAGAAAATTCACAAAACAATGGAGAGATAATAATTGATGAAACATTACCATTTTATACGGTTTGGTTTACATATTTTCTTGTTTTTATATTTAAATACTCAATTACAGCGTGGATAGCTGGTTTTTTATTTTATACAGTAGGAACAATATTTGTTTTTCATATATCTATAGTATTTACACTTTTAATAATTGGGTTTTTAACTCCATTAATTGTGGGAAATCTTCATAAGAAATATTATTCACATCTTGAGTTAAAAGCTTTTGGAAATATTTTTAATGCTACAACAACAACTTTAAAAGCAATATTTGTGATGCTGTTTTTGTATATTTTATTTATTCCTTTATATTTTATTCCTCTTATAAATTTACTAGCTTTTTATCTTCCTTTGTACTACTTTTTTCACAAATTACTAAATTTTGATGTAGCTTCAACAATATTAAGTAAAGATGAGTATGAAAAAATATATACAAAAAATTCAGGATATTTTAGACTTAGAACTTTGGGACTCTATTTCATATCAACTATTCCATTTATCACACTTTTTGTAGCAGTTTTTTATGTGATATATTTAAGTCATACATATTTTATAAAATTAGAAGAGCTTAGAAAATGA
- a CDS encoding radical SAM/SPASM domain-containing protein, with amino-acid sequence MKINKFRKVHIELTNICNLKCTFCPPKLHPNKIMDLELFDRLNLELKEFTNELAYHIVGDPLVLGNLNEYLNISKKHNLKVNITTTANNISNRHYETLLNKTIKQINFSLNSYNANSHKKSFQDYLEPILNFVKYAQEQNHEYFINFRIWNLDEEKSAKEFNKKVFDSLNSFFGIDLNIDEIYENRPKNIRVARKIFINFDEYFVWPSLKNEIVSKSGFCHGLSSHFGILSNASVVPCCLDLDASINLGNIENNSIKEILNSNRAKDMINGFKKGILVEELCQKCEYRTRFEKDKNE; translated from the coding sequence ATGAAGATAAACAAGTTTAGAAAAGTTCATATAGAACTTACAAATATTTGCAATCTTAAATGTACTTTTTGTCCACCAAAACTACATCCAAACAAGATTATGGATTTAGAGCTTTTTGATAGATTAAATCTTGAGTTAAAAGAGTTTACAAATGAGCTTGCTTATCATATAGTTGGAGATCCTTTAGTTTTGGGAAATTTAAATGAGTATTTAAATATTAGTAAAAAACATAATCTAAAAGTAAATATCACAACAACTGCAAATAATATCTCAAATAGACATTATGAAACTCTATTAAATAAGACAATAAAGCAGATTAACTTTTCACTAAACTCATATAATGCAAACTCACATAAAAAGAGTTTTCAAGACTATTTAGAGCCAATTTTAAACTTTGTAAAATATGCACAAGAGCAAAATCATGAATATTTTATAAATTTTAGGATTTGGAATTTAGATGAAGAAAAAAGTGCAAAAGAGTTTAATAAAAAGGTTTTTGATAGTTTAAATAGCTTCTTTGGAATTGATTTAAATATAGATGAAATATATGAGAATAGACCAAAAAATATAAGAGTAGCTAGAAAAATATTTATAAATTTTGATGAATATTTTGTTTGGCCAAGTTTAAAAAATGAAATAGTGAGTAAAAGTGGTTTTTGTCATGGATTAAGTTCTCATTTTGGAATATTGTCAAATGCTTCAGTTGTTCCTTGTTGTTTAGATTTAGATGCAAGTATAAATTTGGGAAATATTGAAAATAATAGTATAAAAGAGATTTTAAATTCAAATAGAGCAAAAGATATGATAAATGGATTCAAAAAAGGTATTTTAGTAGAAGAACTTTGCCAAAAATGTGAATATAGAACTAGATTTGAAAAGGATAAAAATGAATGA
- a CDS encoding type II secretion system protein GspD yields MKNLVLLFIYINLFIKSHIFAEEININFSKLKLNDLIKISSQILNKDILMSENFDIDINYISSNSIKKSELFTILNAILKEQGYFLEDFNSFYKISKKTNSTNFTKDILIYELKNSEVETVFKILEELILKQDNQKAIITKNDETNSIIIFANSLELKNYEKLIESLDKEKLQVYIEAKIIEVNNELVNNVGVSYGITAASSSSGGIVALSTKLNGGSSAIDSAISSLGIDIKNQNLKSGISLAASLNLLNQKGALDIVSEPSILAINNKESFIYVGEKISMQTSSSVTDGGTSKSNYEREDVGLTLKVKPRISDENRVILEINTLLEGLKMNSVGVGENPDTLKKEINTSVILNNGESVIIGGLIENKNENLEDKVPFLGDIPLFGALFRNQYTKNKKSNLVVIVTPYIVPKDKGVSFIREKLSKLKDIEDEFLAKSLENLEKEQENIKLNQEKLAKNDEIVEVNKNKSDERYQKFLKSLESQSDSF; encoded by the coding sequence TTGAAGAATTTAGTACTACTTTTTATTTATATAAATCTTTTTATAAAATCTCATATTTTTGCAGAAGAGATAAATATAAACTTCTCAAAACTAAAGTTAAATGACTTAATCAAAATAAGTTCACAAATATTAAATAAAGATATTTTAATGAGTGAGAATTTTGATATTGATATAAATTATATATCTTCAAATAGTATAAAAAAATCTGAACTTTTTACTATTTTAAATGCAATATTAAAAGAACAAGGATATTTTTTGGAAGATTTTAACTCTTTTTATAAAATCTCTAAAAAAACCAATTCTACAAACTTCACAAAAGATATATTAATATATGAATTAAAAAATAGTGAAGTAGAAACAGTATTTAAAATACTTGAAGAGTTAATTTTAAAACAAGATAATCAAAAAGCAATTATTACAAAAAATGATGAAACAAACTCTATAATAATATTTGCAAACTCTTTAGAACTAAAAAACTACGAAAAATTAATAGAGAGTTTGGATAAAGAGAAATTACAAGTCTATATTGAAGCAAAAATAATAGAGGTAAATAATGAACTTGTAAATAATGTAGGAGTCTCTTATGGAATTACAGCAGCTTCAAGCTCAAGTGGAGGAATTGTAGCTTTAAGCACAAAATTAAATGGTGGTTCAAGTGCAATTGATAGTGCAATATCTTCATTGGGAATTGATATAAAAAATCAAAATTTAAAAAGTGGAATCTCTTTAGCAGCTAGTTTAAATCTTTTAAATCAAAAAGGAGCTTTGGATATTGTATCTGAGCCTTCAATATTAGCAATAAACAATAAAGAGAGTTTTATTTATGTAGGTGAAAAAATATCAATGCAGACTTCAAGTAGCGTAACAGATGGAGGAACAAGTAAATCAAACTATGAAAGAGAAGATGTTGGACTTACATTAAAAGTAAAGCCAAGAATTTCAGATGAAAATAGAGTGATTTTAGAGATAAATACTTTGCTTGAAGGATTGAAAATGAATTCAGTGGGAGTTGGAGAAAATCCTGATACTTTAAAAAAAGAGATAAATACAAGTGTTATTTTAAACAATGGCGAAAGTGTAATTATAGGTGGATTAATAGAGAATAAGAATGAAAATCTAGAAGACAAAGTTCCTTTTTTAGGAGATATTCCACTATTTGGTGCACTTTTTAGAAATCAATATACAAAAAATAAAAAAAGCAATTTAGTTGTAATTGTTACTCCGTATATTGTCCCAAAAGATAAAGGAGTTAGTTTTATTAGAGAAAAACTATCAAAACTAAAAGATATAGAAGATGAATTTTTAGCAAAAAGTTTAGAAAATTTAGAAAAAGAGCAAGAGAATATAAAATTAAATCAAGAAAAACTTGCAAAAAATGATGAAATAGTAGAAGTAAATAAAAATAAATCAGATGAAAGATACCAAAAGTTCTTAAAATCATTAGAATCCCAAAGCGATAGTTTCTGA
- a CDS encoding NUDIX hydrolase yields the protein MKSSIEYIANFKTTIDPYNGITIDKDSYSSLADDFEKNIKFLIEETKSNKNLIWIYVDIKNSHLIPILTNLGFTFHTCFKEYLMLVKVLKDGAIVPNLANHTLGVGAVVINSKNEILLIKEQLRDQFFKLPGGHVDDAEMISSALSREVYEETGIVVELEKVVSLGHFYPHQFGKSNFYILCLAKAKSNKIDIKDKAEIKEAIWLNIDEMFKKDDIHLYTKTIVKSALNEAGLFKAQTPILSHIKNEFELYFLNYT from the coding sequence ATGAAATCAAGTATTGAGTATATTGCAAATTTTAAAACAACTATTGATCCTTACAATGGAATAACTATTGATAAAGATAGCTACTCTTCTTTAGCAGATGATTTTGAGAAAAATATAAAATTTTTAATAGAAGAGACAAAAAGTAACAAAAATTTAATCTGGATCTATGTAGATATAAAAAATTCTCATCTTATTCCAATTCTTACAAATCTTGGCTTCACTTTTCATACTTGTTTTAAAGAGTATTTAATGCTTGTAAAAGTTTTAAAAGATGGTGCTATTGTGCCAAACTTAGCAAATCATACTTTAGGAGTTGGTGCTGTTGTTATAAATAGTAAAAATGAGATTCTTTTAATAAAAGAGCAGTTAAGAGATCAGTTTTTCAAACTACCAGGTGGTCATGTTGATGATGCTGAGATGATTTCAAGTGCTTTAAGCAGAGAAGTTTATGAAGAGACTGGAATTGTAGTTGAACTTGAAAAAGTTGTATCTTTGGGACATTTTTATCCTCATCAATTTGGAAAATCAAACTTTTATATCCTTTGTTTGGCAAAAGCAAAAAGCAATAAAATAGATATAAAAGATAAAGCTGAAATAAAAGAGGCTATTTGGTTGAATATTGACGAGATGTTTAAAAAAGATGATATTCATCTTTATACAAAAACCATTGTAAAATCAGCCCTAAATGAAGCTGGTTTATTTAAAGCACAAACTCCTATTTTATCGCATATTAAAAATGAATTTGAACTATATTTTTTGAACTACACATAA
- a CDS encoding DUF411 domain-containing protein — translation MKKTIFSLILLSNFIFAMQDKTMTVFKSPYCGCCTEWIDIMKKEGFNIKTINTNDVNTIKQKAGLQAGQASCHTAFVDGYVVEGHVNYSAIKKMLEEKPDIIGLTVPGMPIGSPGMEQDNIKEPYDILFINKDGTTGVYESHK, via the coding sequence ATGAAAAAAACTATTTTTTCTCTAATATTATTATCAAATTTCATTTTTGCAATGCAAGACAAAACTATGACTGTTTTTAAATCTCCTTATTGTGGTTGCTGTACAGAGTGGATAGATATTATGAAAAAAGAAGGCTTTAATATAAAAACAATAAACACAAATGATGTAAATACAATCAAACAAAAAGCTGGTTTACAAGCTGGTCAAGCTTCTTGTCATACAGCTTTTGTAGATGGTTATGTTGTTGAAGGTCATGTAAATTATAGTGCTATTAAAAAAATGCTTGAAGAAAAACCAGATATTATAGGACTTACAGTTCCTGGTATGCCAATTGGAAGCCCTGGAATGGAGCAAGATAATATAAAAGAGCCTTATGATATTTTATTTATAAATAAAGATGGAACTACTGGAGTTTATGAGTCTCATAAATAG
- a CDS encoding ribonuclease HI: protein MSCNIFTNNKIELFVDSSVNPQSKIGFSAYLYKISSTHSLEELKNSIKTKKVENTSSTKLELQTFLWALEDIKNNIENIYSFSIVVYTDCQNIISLKNRKNKLEKNNFHSSSGKLINNHDLYKEFFDKTDEFNLSFVKVKGHKKTSLKDEIDDIFNLVDKASRGALRDYLSNF from the coding sequence ATGAGTTGTAATATTTTTACAAATAACAAAATAGAACTTTTTGTAGACTCAAGTGTAAATCCTCAAAGCAAAATTGGATTCTCTGCTTATTTATATAAGATATCTTCAACCCATAGTTTAGAAGAATTAAAAAATAGTATAAAAACAAAAAAAGTTGAAAATACAAGTTCTACAAAGCTAGAACTTCAAACATTTCTTTGGGCTTTAGAAGATATCAAAAACAATATAGAAAATATATATTCTTTTTCAATAGTAGTTTATACAGATTGTCAAAATATAATATCACTAAAAAATAGAAAAAATAAATTAGAAAAAAACAACTTCCACTCTTCAAGTGGAAAATTAATAAACAATCATGATTTATATAAAGAGTTTTTTGATAAAACAGATGAGTTTAATTTAAGTTTTGTAAAAGTAAAAGGTCATAAAAAAACTTCTTTGAAAGATGAGATTGATGATATTTTTAATCTTGTAGATAAAGCTTCAAGAGGTGCTTTAAGAGATTATTTATCAAATTTTTAA